One genomic window of Leopardus geoffroyi isolate Oge1 chromosome C3, O.geoffroyi_Oge1_pat1.0, whole genome shotgun sequence includes the following:
- the ABRA gene encoding actin-binding Rho-activating protein has translation MALGEKGREEGPAKRALRKVRTATLVINLARGWQQWANENSIRQAQEPTGWQPGGTQDAPRAPKPVIYPAPHQKAQSAPKSPSQKPEEAAEASRIKRREVTKTIVSKAYERGGDVSHLSHRYENDGDMPVAGRQEDDIDRILQSHGSPTRRRKCANLVSELTKGWKEMGRDEPQWRSDSIDTEDSGYGGETEERPEQDGEQVVAIRIKRPLPSQANRFTEKLSCKAQRKYSQVDNLKGRWQQWADEHIQTQKLNPFSEEFDYELAMSTRLHKGDEGYGRPKEGTKTAERAKRAEEHIYREIMDMCFIIRTMAHHRRDGKIQVTFGDLFDRYVRISDKVVGILMRARKHGLVDFEGEMLWQGRDDHVVITLLQ, from the exons ATGGctctgggagagaagggaagagaggagggccCAGCCAAGCGTGCCCTCCGGAAGGTCCGCACAGCCACCCTGGTTATCAACTTGGCCCGAGGCTGGCAGCAGTGGGCAAACGAGAACAGCATCAGGCAGGCCCAAGAGCCCACAGGTTGGCAGCCGGGAGGGACCCAGGACGCACCCCGAGCTCCTAAGCCAGTGATctaccccgccccccaccagaaAGCTCAGAGCGCCCCGAAGTCTCCCTCCCAAAAGCCAGAGGAAGCCGCTGAAGCCTCTCGTATCAAAAGGAGAGAGGTGACCAAAACAATTGTCAGCAAAGCTTACGAGAGAGGAGGGGATGTCAGCCACCTCAGCCACAGGTACGAGAATGACGGTGACATGCCTGTTGCCGGGCGGCAAGAGGATGACATTGACAGAATCCTCCAGAGCCATGGCTCCCCGACGCGCAGGAGAAAGTGCGCCAACCTGGTGTCCGAGCTGACCAAAGGCTGGAAAGAGATGGGACGGGATGAGCCCCAGTGGCGGAGTGACAGCATAGACACAGAGGACAGCGGCTACGGAGGGGAGACCGAGGAAAGGCCCGAGCAGGACGGAGAGCAGGTGGTCGCCATCAGAATTAAACGCCCCTTGCCTTCCCA GGCAAATAGATTTACAGAGAAACTCAGCTGCAAGGCCCAGCGGAAATACAGCCAAGTGGACAACCTGAAAGGGAGATGGCAACAATGGGCTGACGAACACATACAGACACAGAAGCTCAACCCTTTCAGTGAGGAATTTGATTACGAGCTGGCCATGTCCACCCGCCTGCACAAGGGAGATGAAGGCTATGGCCGTCCCAAGGAGGGAACCAAAACTGCAGAAAGGGCCAAGCGAGCTGAGGAGCACATCTACCGAGAGATCATGGACATGTGCTTCATCATCCGCACGATGGCCCACCACAGACGAGATGGCAAGATTCAGGTTACTTTTGGAGACCTCTTTGACAGATACGTTCGTATTTCAGATAAAGTAGTGGGCATTCTTATGCGAGCCAGGAAGCATGGACTGGTTGACTTCGAAGGAGAGATGTTATGGCAAGGCCGAGATGACCATGTTGTGATTACTCTACTCCAGTGA
- the OXR1 gene encoding oxidation resistance protein 1 isoform X14, translated as MSRLWYGKKGRRHQPLNHKYTLITTREDISSKQIAPVKADLESESFRPNLSDPSELLLPDQIEKLTKHLPPRTIGYPWTLVYGTGKHGTSLKTLYRTMTGLDTPVLMVIKDSDGQVFGALASEPFKVSDGFYGTGETFVFTFCPEFEVFKWTGDNMFFIKGDMDSLAFGGGGGEFALWLDGDLYHGRSHSCKTFGNHTLSKKEDFFIQDIEIWAFE; from the exons ATGTCTCGTCTCTGGTAtgggaaaaaagggagaagacatCAACCACTTAATCATAAATATACCCTG ATTACTACGAGAGAAGACATAAGTTCAAAGCAGATTGCTCCAGTGAAAGCAGACCTGGAGTCTGAATCTTTTCGACCAAACCTAAGTGATCCCAGTGAACTCTTACTGCCAGATCAAATTGAAAAG cttACCAAGCATCTTCCACCAAGAACAATTGGCTATCCATGGACTCTTGTTTATGGCACCGGGAAGCATGGCACAAGCTTGAAGACCCTTTATCGAACAATGACAGGTTTAGACACCCCAGTGCTGATGGTGATTAAAGACAGTGATGGGCAG GTCTTTGGTGCATTAGCATCTGAGCCATTTAAAGTGAGTGATGGCTTTTATGGTACTGGAGAGACCTTTGTTTTTACATTCTGTCCAGAGTTTGAG gtCTTTAAGTGGACAGGAGATAATATGTTTTTTATCAAAGGAGACATGGATTCACTAGCTTTTGGTGGTGGAGG GGGAGAATTTGCCCTTTGGCTTGATGGAGATCTCTACCATGGAAGAAGTCATTCTTGTAAAACATTTGGGAATCATACACTTTCTAAGAAGGAAGATTTCTTTATCCAAGACATTGAAATCTGGGCTTTTGAATAA
- the OXR1 gene encoding oxidation resistance protein 1 isoform X13 has product MSRLWYGKKGRRHQPLNHKYTLVVSVAEYHRRIDALNTEELRTLCRRLQITTREDISSKQIAPVKADLESESFRPNLSDPSELLLPDQIEKLTKHLPPRTIGYPWTLVYGTGKHGTSLKTLYRTMTGLDTPVLMVIKDSDGQVFGALASEPFKVSDGFYGTGETFVFTFCPEFEVFKWTGDNMFFIKGDMDSLAFGGGGGEFALWLDGDLYHGRSHSCKTFGNHTLSKKEDFFIQDIEIWAFE; this is encoded by the exons ATGTCTCGTCTCTGGTAtgggaaaaaagggagaagacatCAACCACTTAATCATAAATATACCCTG GTAGTGTCAGTGGCTGAGTATCACCGCAGGATCGATGCTCTAAATACTGAAGAACTGCGCACACTCTGCAGACGtctccag ATTACTACGAGAGAAGACATAAGTTCAAAGCAGATTGCTCCAGTGAAAGCAGACCTGGAGTCTGAATCTTTTCGACCAAACCTAAGTGATCCCAGTGAACTCTTACTGCCAGATCAAATTGAAAAG cttACCAAGCATCTTCCACCAAGAACAATTGGCTATCCATGGACTCTTGTTTATGGCACCGGGAAGCATGGCACAAGCTTGAAGACCCTTTATCGAACAATGACAGGTTTAGACACCCCAGTGCTGATGGTGATTAAAGACAGTGATGGGCAG GTCTTTGGTGCATTAGCATCTGAGCCATTTAAAGTGAGTGATGGCTTTTATGGTACTGGAGAGACCTTTGTTTTTACATTCTGTCCAGAGTTTGAG gtCTTTAAGTGGACAGGAGATAATATGTTTTTTATCAAAGGAGACATGGATTCACTAGCTTTTGGTGGTGGAGG GGGAGAATTTGCCCTTTGGCTTGATGGAGATCTCTACCATGGAAGAAGTCATTCTTGTAAAACATTTGGGAATCATACACTTTCTAAGAAGGAAGATTTCTTTATCCAAGACATTGAAATCTGGGCTTTTGAATAA